From a single Brassica rapa cultivar Chiifu-401-42 chromosome A01, CAAS_Brap_v3.01, whole genome shotgun sequence genomic region:
- the LOC103845792 gene encoding zinc finger CCCH domain-containing protein 36 — protein MDTRKRAGSFNSNGGGGGFKKSKQEMESYSTGLGSKSKPCTKFFSTSGCPFGDNCHFLHYVPGGYNAVAQLTNMALPMPQASRNMQGPGGGGGGRFSGRGGESGPGHVSSFGASATAKISVDASLAGAIIGKGGVSSKQICRQTGAKLSIQDHERDPNLKNIELEGTFEQINEASVMVRELIGRLNSAASRRPPGGGGGGIGGGVGSEGKPHPGSNFKTKMCERFAKGNCTFGDRCHFAHGEAELRRSGVA, from the exons AGATGGAATCATATTCAACTGGTTTAGGCAGCAAATCCAAGCCTTGCACTAAATTTTTCag CACTTCTGGCTGTCCTTTTGGAGATAACTGCCACTTCTTGCACTATGTACCTGGAGGATACAATGCTGTAGCACAACTGACAAACATGGCACTACCCATGCCTCAAGCTTCCAGAAACATGCAAGGacctggtggtggtggaggagggaGATTCTCAGGGAGAGGAGGAGAGTCTGGACCTGGCCATGTGTCTAGCTTTGGCGCCTCAGCCACTGCGAAGATCAGCGTGGATGCTTCGTTGGCCGGGGCCATCATTGGGAAAGGAGGAGTCAGTTCGAAGCAGATATGTCGTCAGACGGGGGCGAAGCTGTCGATTCAAGATCACGAGAGGGACCCGAACCTGAAGAACATTGAGCTTGAAGGGACGTTTGAACAGATAAACGAAGCGAGTGTGATGGTTAGGGAGCTTATTGGGAGGCTTAACTCTGCAGCTAGTAGGAGACCacctggtggtggtggtggtgggatTGGTGGTGGGGTTGGTTCGGAAGGGAAACCGCATCCAGGGAGCAACTTCAAGACGAAGATGTGTGAGAGGTTTGCGAAAGGGAACTGTACGTTTGGGGATAGATGTCACTTTGCGCACGGGGAAGCAGAGCTGCGCAGGTCAGGAGTTGCCTAA